From Vigna unguiculata cultivar IT97K-499-35 chromosome 5, ASM411807v1, whole genome shotgun sequence, the proteins below share one genomic window:
- the LOC114185912 gene encoding embryo-specific protein ATS3A-like, producing the protein MGMLMKIIGGQFIFCCVLLHVLVAGGESLEAPELKKNCTYVITIETTCTWGAETSNLVSLRFGDTNSNGILVRHLNSKHLRKVDPLYPVVLDDIPRKPFQACMVDQFEVTAPCVESPICYLYLKLIGNDDWRPGFAHIQVLEGSHLNSNYFYFRRFVPRHVWHGSDVCDSEVTPFGLKKKTKVYVNTP; encoded by the exons ATGGGGATGTTGATGAAGATCATTGGAGGACAATTTATTTTCTGTTGTGTACTTCTGCATGTTCTTGTTGCTGGTGGTGAGAGTCTAGAAGCACCAGAACTTAAG AAAAATTGCACCTATGTGATCACTATAGAAACCACGTGCACATGGGGAGCTGAAACCTCAAACCTTGTGAGTCTAAGGTTTGGTGACACAAACTCCAATGGCATATTGGTGAGGCACCTAAACTCCAAGCACTTAAGGAAAGTTGACCCTTTGTATCCTGTGGTTCTTGATGACATCCCAAGGAAACCATTCCAAGCATGTATGGTGGACCAATTTGAGGTCACAGCACCATGTGTTGAGTCCCCCATTTGTTACTTGTACCTCAAGCTCATAGGAAACGATGATTGGAGACCAGGTTTTGCTCATATTCAGGTTCTTGAAGGCTCTCATCTCAACTCTAATTACTTCTATTTCAGAAGATTTGTGCCTAGACATGTCTGGCATGGCTCTGATGTGTGTGACAGTGAGGTTACACCCTTTGGACTCAAGAAGAAGACCAAGGTCTATGTCAACACTCCATGA
- the LOC114184005 gene encoding laccase-17-like, which yields MGAPSLQSFALPAMLFLFSLIIIPQHAEGGITRHYHFDIKYQNVSRLCHTKSMVTVNGLFPGPRIVAREGDRLLIKVVNHVQNNISIHWHGIRQLRSGWADGPAYVTQCPIQTGQSYVYNFTIVGQRGTLFWHAHISWLRSTVYGPLIILPKHGVPYPFTKPYKEVPIIFGEWWNADPEAVITQALQTGGGPNVSDAYTINGLPGPLYNCSSKDTLKLKVKAGKTYLLRLINAALNDELFFSIANHTLTVVDVDAIYVKPFDTDTILIAPGQTTNVLLKTKSKYPNATFFMSARPYATGQGTFDNSTVAGILEYEVPPHSLHSTNSLKNLSLFKPILPALNDTSFATKFSNKLRSLASPQFPANVPQKVDKQFFFTVGLGTTPCQKNQTCQGPTNATKFAASVNNVSFTLPTTALLQAHFFGQSNGVYTPDFPTKPLFPFNYTGTPPNNTMVSNGTKVVVLPFNTSVELVMQDTSILGAESHPLHLHGFNFFVVGQGFGNFDPNKDPKNFNLVDPVERNTVGVPSGGWVAIRFLADNPGVWFMHCHLEVHTSWGLKMAWIVLDGKLPNQKLLPPPADLPKC from the exons ATGGGTGCTCCTTCTCTACAATCATTTGCATTACCAGCAATGTTGTTTCTCTTCTCATTGATCATAATCCCTCAGCATGCAGAAGGGGGCATTACCAGACACTACCATTTTGAT ATAAAGTACCAGAATGTTTCGAGACTGTGCCACACAAAGAGCATGGTCACAGTGAATGGTCTGTTTCCTGGGCCCCGCATAGTTGCTAGGGAGGGTGATCGTCTTCTTATCAAAGTGGTTAACCATGTTCAGAACAACATCTCCATCCATTG GCATGGCATTCGACAACTTAGATCAGGGTGGGCTGATGGACCTGCCTACGTGACTCAATGCCCCATTCAAACAGGCCAAAGCTATGTCTATAATTTCACCATTGTTGGTCAGAGAGGCACTCTCTTTTGGCATGCTCACATTTCATGGCTAAGATCAACTGTGTATGGTCCTCTCATCATTCTACCTAAGCATGGAGTTCCATATCCTTTTACCAAACCTTACAAGGAAGTTCCCATTATCTTTG GAGAATGGTGGAATGCAGATCCAGAAGCAGTCATAACACAAGCATTGCAAACAGGTGGAGGACCAAATGTGTCTGATGCCTACACCATTAATGGACTTCCAGGGCCACTCTATAACTGTTCTTCAAAAG ATACGTTGAAGCTAAAGGTGAAGGCAGGGAAGACATACCTTCTCCGGTTGATCAATGCTGCACTCAATGACGAACTCTTCTTCAGCATTGCAAATCACACTCTCACAGTAGTTGACGTAGATGCAATCTATGTTAAGCCATTTGACACTGACACCATTCTCATTGCTCCTGGACAAACCACCAATGTTCTTCTCAAAACCAAATCCAAATACCCCAATGCCACATTCTTCATGAGTGCCAGACCATATGCCACTGGCCAGGGCACTTTTGACAACTCAACTGTTGCTGGGATCCTTGAATATGAAGTTCCACCTCACTCTCTTCACTCCACAAATTCACTCAAGAACCTTTCACTCTTCAAACCTATTCTCCCTGCACTCAACGACACTTCTTTTGCCACAAAATTCTCCAACAAACTCCGTAGCTTGGCAAGCCCTCAGTTTCCTGCAAATGTTCCCCAGAAAGTAGATAAGCAGTTTTTCTTCACAGTTGGCCTTGGCACCACTCCCTGCCAGAAGAACCAAACTTGTCAAGGACCCACCAATGCAACAAAATTTGCAGCATCAGTGAATAATGTGTCTTTCACACTCCCAACCACTGCTCTTCTTCAAGCACACTTCTTTGGGCAATCCAATGGGGTTTACACCCCTGACTTTCCAACCAAACCACTGTTTCCATTCAACTATACAGGCACCCCACCAAACAACACCATGGTGAGCAATGGAACAAAGGTGGTGGTTCTTCCCTTCAACACCAGTGTAGAGCTCGTGATGCAGGACACCAGCATTCTCGGTGCTGAGAGTCACCCTCTCCATTTGCATGGCTTTAACTTCTTTGTTGTTGGTCAAGGTTTTGGGAACTTTGACCCAAATAAGGACCCAAAAAACTTCAATCTTGTTGATCCCGTTGAGAGAAACACAGTTGGTGTCCCTTCCGGTGGATGGGTTGCCATCAGATTCTTAGCAGATAATCCAG GGGTATGGTTCATGCATTGCCATCTTGAAGTGCACACGAGCTGGGGTCTAAAGATGGCATGGATAGTGTTGGATGGAAAACTTCCAAATCAGAAGCTGCTTCCCCCACCGGCTGATCTTCCAAAGTGTTAA
- the LOC114184375 gene encoding uncharacterized protein LOC114184375: protein MPFGLKNAGATYQRLMDRILAPMLGRNVHAYVDDMVVTSVEEKKHKEDLEELFVTISKYRLKLNPEKCVFGVKAGKFLGFLLTERGIEANPDKCAAIINMRSPSNVKEVQRLTGRMAALSRFLAKSGDRGLPYFQCLKKNERFQWTYRCEEAFQKLKEYLSKPPVLCKPEKGAELSLYISVTEHAVSSVLVKESGGEQKPVYFVSKVLHGAEVRYPTIEKAALAVVVSTRRLRHYFQNHSIKVMTDLPIRYILQKPDISGRLVKWAIELSEYGIQYESRGTIKAQFLADFVVELSEPPVENQGVGEIMWILSVDGASNLRGSGAGIVLEGPEGVLIEQSLRFAFKASNNQAEYEALIAGMLLAKEMGITRLLVKSDSAMVAGQNSRADLLSKLASCSKPGQHKSVIRETLIAPRVDTQEKHQVLEILATEESWMAPFKSYLADGKLPEDSNESQKVKKNSSRYTLIDGHLFRYGYSRPLMICVRRREADRLMAELHEGICGSHKHADWSHAPPEVLHSINTPWPFHTWGIDILGPFPKAVRQFKFLIVAVEYFTKWIEAEPVAVISGGRIREFIWKNIICRFGVPRRIISDNGTQFACSQVKQLCAEVGIKQVFSSVEHPQTNGQAEAANRVILRGLKRRLAAAEGEWPNEIPRVL from the exons ATGCCGTTTGGGTTAAAAAATGCGGGAGCTACTTATCAAAGGCTGATGGATCGAATCTTAGCACCCATGTTGGGAAGAAATGTTCATGCGTATGTGGACGATATGGTGGTCACTTCGGTGGAAGAGAAGAAGCATAAGGAAGATCTGGAGGAATTGTTTGTTACAATCAGCAAATACAGACTTAAGCTTAATCCCGAGAAGTGTGTTTTCGGGGTTAAAGCTGGAAAGTTTTTGGGTTTTCTACTTACCGAGAGGGGGATAGAAGCTAATCCTGATAAATGTGCAGCCATTATAAATATGAGGAGTCCTAGTAATGTAAAAGAGGTACAAAGACTGACGGGAAGGATGGCAGCCTTGTCCCGTTTTCTTGCCAAAAGTGGGGATCGGGGTCTTCCTTACTTTCAATGTTTGAAGAAGAATGAACGGTTCCAATGGACTTATCGGTGTGAGGAAGCATTCCAAAAATTGAAGGAGTATTTGAGCAAGCCGCCGGTGTTATGTAAGCCGGAAAAAGGGGCTGAGTTGTCATTGTACATATCGGTAACCGAACACGCTGTTAGTTCGGTCTTAGTCAAAGAAAGTGGTGGGGAGCAGAAGCCGGTATATTTCGTAAGCAAAGTGCTCCATGGTGCCGAGGTGAGGTATCCCACTATAGAGAAAGCTGCATTGGCCGTGGTGGTGTCTACTCGGCGTTTGAGACATTATTTTCAGAATCATAGTATCAAGGTGATGACGGATCTTCCCATTAGGTACATCTTACAAAAACCTGATATATCGGGCAGGTTGGTTAAATGGGCAATAGAGCTGTCGGAGTATGGGATACAGTATGAGTCGCGAGGAACGATCAAGGCCCAGTTTTTAGCTGATTTTGTGGTGGAATTGTCTGAGCCACCTGTTGAGAATCAGGGCGTAGGGGAGATAATGTGGATACTATCAGTGGATGGGGCTTCTAATTTAAGGGGTAGCGGTGCTGGTATAGTTTTGGAAGGACCAGAAGGGGTATTAATCGAACAGTCGTTGAGGTTTGCTTTCAAAGCCAGTAATAATCAAGCGGAATATGAGGCTTTGATAGCTGGTATGCTTTTGGCTAAAGAGATGGGGATTACTAGATTGTTGGTTAAAAGTGATTCCGCAATGGTGGCAGGTCAG AATTCCCGAGCTGATTTGTTATCCAAGTTGGCTAGTTGTTCGAAACCGGGGCAGCATAAGTCAGTGATAAGGGAAACACTAATAGCTCCTCGGGTCGACACGCAGGAAAAGCATCAAGTGCTGGAGATTTTGGCAACCGAAGAATCTTGGATGGCACCTTTTAAGAGTTATCTTGCAGATGGTAAATTACCTGAGGATTCCAATGAATCAcagaaagtaaagaaaaactCAAGCAGGTATACGCTGATAGATGGTCACTTATTTAGGTATGGATATTCCAGACCTTTGATGATTTGTGTAAGAAGGAGGGAGGCAGATCGGCTTATGGCCGAGCTTCATGAGGGAATCTGTGGGAGCCAT AAACATGCCGATTGGAGTCATGCTCCGCCAGAGGTACTGCACTCTATTAATACACCTTGGCCTTTTCACACTTGGGGAATAGATATTTTGGGTCCGTTTCCCAAAGCGGTGAGGCAATTCAAGTTTTTGATCGTGGCTGTAGAATATTTTACAAAGTGGATTGAAGCCGAGCCGGTTGCTGTCATCTCGGGTGGGCGAATTCGAGAGTTTATTTGGAAGAATATAATATGTCGATTTGGTGTGCCACGTCGAATTATTTCAGACAATGGAACTCAGTTTGCATGCTCACAGGTGAAGCAGTTGTGCGCTGAAGTCGGGATTAAACAGGTCTTCTCATCGGTGGAGCATCCCCAGACAAATGGGCAGGCGGAAGCAGCTAATAGGGTGATATTGAGGGGATTGAAGCGAAGACTGGCGGCGGCAGAGGGAGAATGGCCAAATGAGATACCTCGAGTGCTGTAG